CATGCCGTCCCGGTACCAGTCGAGGTGGCCGGAGATCTCGTACAGGTGGCCCTTGGTGATGTGCGGGGTGTTGACGAACGAGTACCCCGCCGCGACGTGCCGGCGGCGCGAGTAGTCCTCCATCTCCATGCGGATGATGCCGCCCTTGGGGTGGAACACCGGCAGGCCCGAGCCGAGCTCGTCGGGGAAGGAGAACAGGTCGAGCTCCGCGCCGAGCCGGCGGTGGTCGCGCCGCTCGGCCTCCGCGAGCCGCTCGAGGTACGCCTTGAGCTCGTCCTTGGTCGGCCACGCCGTCCCGTACACGCGCTGCAGCTGCGGGTTCTTCTCCGAGCCGCGCCAGTACGCCGCCGCCGAGCGGGTGAGCTGGAAGCCGTTGGCGATGAGGCGGGTGCTCGGCAGGTGCGGGCCGCGGCACAGGTCCTGCCAGACGACCTGCTCGGACTCGCGGCCGGCGCCGCGCACGTTCTGGTAGATCGACAGCCCGCCCAGGCCCACCTCGACCGACGCGCCGTCGTCCTCGCCGCCCGGGGTGCCCTTGAGGCCGATGAGCTCGAGCTTGTACGGCTCGTCGGCGAGCTCGGTGCGCGCCTCGTCCTCGGTGACGTCCCAGCGCCGGAAGGTCTGGCCCTCCTTGACGATGCGGCCCATGACCTTCTCGAGGGCCTTGAGGTCCTCGGGGGTGAACGGGGTCTCGACGTCGAAGTCGTAGTAGAAGCCGTCGGTGATCGGCGGGCCGATGCCGAGCTTCGCCTTCGGGTTGACCTCCTGGACCGCCTGCGCGAGCACGTGCGCCGCCGAGTGCCGCAGCACCGCGAGACCGTCGGGCGAGTCGATCGTCACGGCCTCCACGACCGCGCCCTCGCTCAGCGGCAGGTGCAGGTCGCGCAGCTCGCCGTCGACGCGGACGACGACGACCTCGCGGCGCGAGCCGTACAGGTCCGTGCCCGTCGTCCCTGGCTCCACCGTGGTCGCGACGCCGTCGACGGTGAGGGTCATGAGGTCGGGCACGAGAGGGATCTCCTTGCGTCGGGCCCGCACTCAGGCGGTGCGGGCGCACGTCGATGCTACCGACGCCGCGTGCGCCCCGGACGCACGACAGCCCCGGCGCGCGAGGCGGACCGGGGCTGTGCTGGTGGGCGATACTGGGTTCGAACCAGTGACCTCCTCGGTGTGAACGAGGCGCTCTACCACTGAGCCAATCGCCCGTCGTCCTCGGGGGCGGTCGGACCGGAACCAGGTCTGGCCCGGACCGCGCACCGTCGGTGACGTCGAAGTAGGATGCTACCCAACGCGCGGCGATATTCCGAACCGGGCTCCTGGTCGGGCTCGGACGGCGTCGTGAGGGCGGTGGTCGGACGTGGCTCGCCGGGCCGGCGACCCCGCCGGGCTCGCCGGGCCGGCGACCCCGATCGGTCGACCGGCTGCCACGTGCGGGTGGACGGGAGGCGCTGTGACGGGGGACGTCAGGCGTATGACGGGGCCTACCGGGTGAACTCCGCGCCGATTTCCCGCCAGGAAGGCGTTCCGGCTGCCATGATGGAGACCCCACCACCGCGCGAATCAGGAGGACGCCGATGACGCAACCGTCGTACGACGTCGTCGAGGCTGTCACCATGCAGCTGATCAGCTCTGACGCCAGCGTCATCCCGGTCAACGCCGAGTTCTCCTTCCGCGTCTCGGACCCGTACACCGTGCGCACCGTCTTCACGGGCCAGCACACGATGTCGACCTGGCTGCTCGGACGCGAGCTCCTCGTCCACGGCCTGCTGGCCGCCTCGGACGCCCCGGCCGGCAACGGCGACGTCCAGGTCTGGCGTGACGAGGACCCGGACTTCCTCCTCATCTCGCTCAGTGGCGTCGAGGGCAGCGCGCTCCTCGCGGCGCCCGCCGAGCCGCTCGAGCGGTTCCTGGCGACGACCGAGGACCTCGTCCCGATCGGCTCCGAGAGCGACCGCATGGAGACCGAGATCTCGGCTCTCATCGCGGCCCTGCTCACCGCCTGAGCCGCACCGCAGCACGCACACGCAGGAGGCCGGTCCCCTCGGGGACCGGCCTCCTGCGTCGTCCGGGGGTCCGAGGACCGCGTGCGCGAGCCCGGCGACCCCGCGGGCGCCAGGGCCGGGCTCGCGCGCGCCCGGACCGCTCAGGGGGTGACGTCGTCCGCGAGGCGGGCCCGGACCACCGCTCAGGGGTCGAGGGCGTCCGCGAGGCGGGCCTGGAAGAGCTCCTGCGCCGCGCGGGAGAGCTCGCCGGGTGCGACGTCGACCTCGTCCAGCGAGACGACCGGGACGACGTTGCGGATGGACCCGCTCAGCGCGAGGTGCGCGTCGCCGGCCAGGACCTCCTCGAGGACCTCGTAGGGCAGCTCGCCCGGCAGCCCCTCGCGCACCGGCAGACCGGCCTCGGCCGACCACTCGAGCAGGAGCTCGCGCGTGATGCCTGCGAGGCAGCCGCTCGACAGCGGCGGGGTCACGAGCTCACCGCCGCGCTCGACGAGCACGTTCGAGCCCGTGCCCTCGCACAGCTCGCCGACCGTGTTCGCGAGGATCGCCTCGTCGGCGCCGTGGTGGTGCGCGCGAGCGAGCGCGACGACGTTCTCGGCGTACGAGATCGTCTTGAGGCCGGCGACGGCCGAGCGCTCGTTGCGCACCCACGGGACGCGCACGACGCGCGAGACGGTCATCTGCGGGGCCGGGCCCGCGAGCACGATCACGGTCTGCCGCGACTCGCCCGGCTCGTTGCGGTGGGACCCCAGCGGACCCGGACCGGCCGTGAGCGTGATGCGCAGCCGGCCGACGTCGGGGGTCGCGGCCTCGAGCACCGCCTTGACGCCCGCACGGATCTCGTCCTCGTCCGGGGTCTCGAGGCCGAGGCCGTGGGCGGACCGCGCGAGCCGGCGCAGGTGCCGCGTCAGCGCGAACGCCTGCCCGTCGTACACCGCGCACGTCTCGAAGACGCCGTCGCCCACGGTCAGGCCGTGGTCGACCCCCGTCGCGAGCGGCTCGTCGGGGCGGTGCAGGCGGCCTCGTGACCACAGGAGGGTGCTCATGGCGACCAGTCTCCCACCGGGGGCCCACCGCGGGAGGCGAGCGCGACGAGACGGGCGGCCTTGAGCTCGGTCTCCCGCCACTCCGCGCCCGCGTCGCTCCCCCACGTGATCCCGGCGCCCGTGCCGAACCGCAGCACGCCGTGCTCCCCCGGCGAACCCGGCGCCCCCGGCCCGTCCGGCACGTCCCGCTCCGCCACAGCACCCCGCGGCGAAGCGCCGCTCGACGCCCGCTCCCACCAGAAGGTCCGGATCCCGACCGCGAGCTCGGCGCGCACCGACCCGTCGTCCGCCACGTCGACCCAACCGACCGCACCGCAGTACGGCCCACGCGGGACGGGCTCGAGGCGGCGGATGATCCGCAGCGCCGAGCTCTTGGGCGCGCCCGACACCGACCCCGGGGGGAACGTCGCGCCCAGGAGCTCCGCCCACAGCAGGGGCGAGTCGCGCACGTCCGGCGCGAGGCGCCCCTGGACGGTCGAGACGAGGTGCACCAGGCCGGGGTGGCGCTCGAGCGCGAGGAGCGCCGTGACCTCGACCGTGCCCGGCACGCTCACACGCTGCAGGTCGTTGCGCACGAGGTCGGTGATCATGACGTTCTCGGCCTCGTC
The Cellulomonas sp. NS3 DNA segment above includes these coding regions:
- a CDS encoding SsgA family sporulation/cell division regulator gives rise to the protein MTQPSYDVVEAVTMQLISSDASVIPVNAEFSFRVSDPYTVRTVFTGQHTMSTWLLGRELLVHGLLAASDAPAGNGDVQVWRDEDPDFLLISLSGVEGSALLAAPAEPLERFLATTEDLVPIGSESDRMETEISALIAALLTA
- a CDS encoding aminotransferase class IV; protein product: MSTLLWSRGRLHRPDEPLATGVDHGLTVGDGVFETCAVYDGQAFALTRHLRRLARSAHGLGLETPDEDEIRAGVKAVLEAATPDVGRLRITLTAGPGPLGSHRNEPGESRQTVIVLAGPAPQMTVSRVVRVPWVRNERSAVAGLKTISYAENVVALARAHHHGADEAILANTVGELCEGTGSNVLVERGGELVTPPLSSGCLAGITRELLLEWSAEAGLPVREGLPGELPYEVLEEVLAGDAHLALSGSIRNVVPVVSLDEVDVAPGELSRAAQELFQARLADALDP